The proteins below are encoded in one region of Ricinus communis isolate WT05 ecotype wild-type chromosome 6, ASM1957865v1, whole genome shotgun sequence:
- the LOC125370250 gene encoding ribosome-inactivating protein gelonin-like, whose translation MVRLLIVVAAATWFICLAFVSGSARVLPLTKSYSNVTFYVDSKDPYTYRLFIQQLRDLLAEDGSVSHSIPVLPTNVPATSDRRFVLVILEEVGNYTNLALDVISANIVGFSAERYSYFFKDVPDDIYASPLFLGTHKTRLPFGGSYGSLEDEGAYRESTTLGSGPFNDAATQLYAYHWDNTIDIAPSLLVAIQMISEAARFTYIEQELFDIYVAGLVPKCDILSLQDNWSTLSNAIQTSVDGDFPPVQLQDDACNTFNVTNVEELAPMMGILLGMTTPDNKQSMDWPSKGDRLIKMLSSVF comes from the coding sequence ATGGTTCGGCTTCTCATTGTGGTGGCAGCAGCAACATGGTTTATTTGCTTGGCTTTTGTTTCTGGATCTGCCAGAGTATTACCCTTAACAAAGAGCTACTCCAATGTGACCTTTTACGTAGACAGCAAGGATCCTTATACCTACAGGCTCTTTATCCAGCAGTTACGCGATCTTCTGGCAGAAGATGGCAGTGTTAGCCATTCTATACCAGTGTTGCCCACTAATGTGCCTGCCACTAGTGACAGGAGGTTTGTTCTGGTCATACTGGAAGAAGTGGGCAACTACACAAATCTAGCATTAGATGTAATTTCCGCAAATATTGTTGGGTTTAGTGCTGAAAGATATTCCTACTTCTTTAAAGATGTTCCCGATGATATATATGCATCTCCACTTTTCCTCGGCACACATAAAACCAGGCTTCCATTTGGTGGTAGCTATGGGAGTTTGGAGGATGAAGGAGCATATAGGGAGAGTACAACACTGGGAAGTGGCCCATTCAACGATGCAGCCACGCAGCTCTATGCTTATCATTGGGACAACACAATAGACATTGCTCCTTCTCTTCTAGTTGCTATCCAGATGATTTCAGAGGCGGCACGATTCACATATATCGAGCAAGAATTGTTCGATATCTATGTAGCAGGGCTTGTTCCGAAATGTGACATACTCAGCCTACAGGATAACTGGAGTACCCTTTCTAATGCAATCCAGACATCTGTAGATGGAGACTTTCCCCCGGTGCAGTTGCAAGATGATGCATGTAACACATTCAATGTGACAAATGTTGAAGAATTAGCACCAATGATGGGAATCTTATTGGGCATGACTACCCCTGATAATAAACAATCAATGGATTGGCCATCCAAGGGAGATCGTCTCATCAAGATGCTGTCATCAGTTTTTTGA